DNA from Natronospira bacteriovora:
CCGCCACCCACAGACGCAGCACATCGGCGCCCATGGAATTGAAGACCTTCTGCGGGGCCACCACATTGCCCACCGACTTGGACATCTTGCGGCCCTTCTCGTCCACGGTGAAACCGTGGGTGAGCACGCCCTTGTAGGGCGCCACATCATTGATGGCCACGGAGGTCAGCAGGGAAGACTGGAACCAGCCACGATGTTGATCCGAGCCTTCCAGGAAGAGATCCGCAGGGAACTGAAGCTGCTCATGCTGCTCCAGCACACAGAAGTGCACCATGCCCGAGTCGAACCAGACATCCAGGATATCGGTAACCTTGTCGTATTCGGCGGCTTGCTCGCCCAGCAGCTCGGCCGGGTCCAGTTCGAACCAGGCGTCAATGCTCTCCCGCTCCACCCGCCTGGCGACTTCCTCCAGCAGGCGCGGGGTTTCCGGATGCAGCTCGCCGCTCTCGCGATGCAGGAAGAGCGCAATGGGCACGCCCCAGCTGCGCTGACGTGAGATACACCAGTCCGGCCGGTTTTCCACCATGGCCCGAATGCGGTTCTCGCCCCACTCCGGGGTGAACTTCACCTGGCCGATTTCCTTGAGTGCCGCCTCGCGCATGCCACCCCGGTCCATGCTCACGAACCACTGGGGCGTACCGCGGAAGATCACCGGGGTCTTGTGCCGCCAGCAATGGGGATAACTGTGCTGGTACTTCTCGTGATGCAGCAGCATGCCCTTCTCTTCCAGCAGGGCCACCAGGCGGGGATTGGCCTTGAACACATGTTCACCGGCCACATGCTCGGCATCGGCGGTGAATACGCCCCGCTCGTCCACCTGATGATCCATGGGCAGGCCGTACTGCAGGCCCATGAGGTAGTCTTCCTGACCATGGCCCGGGGCAGTGTGCACGGCACCGGTACCGGATTCGGTGGTCACATGCTCGCCCAGCACCACCGGGGATTCCCGATCCAGGAAGGGGTGCTGCAGGCGCAGCTTGAGCAGCTCACGACCCGCCACGACAGCCAGCTGACGGGGGTCCGACCAGCCCCAGCGCTGGATCACCTCGTCCATCATGACCACCGGCAGCACGGTGAAGGCCTGCCCCTCCGGCCCCTTGACGGCATACAGGCCGTATTCCAGATCCGCGTTCAGGGCCACCGCCCGGTTGGCGGGCAGGGTCCAGGGCGTGGTGGTCCAGATGGGCAGGAAGGCCGGGCCATCGATCTGCCCGGCATCAATCCCGAAGTGCGCGGCCAGGTCGGCCACTTCCACCACCGGGAAACGCACGTCCACCGACGGCGAGGTGTGATCCTGATACTCCACTTCCGCCTCGGCCATGGCCGAACGGCAGTCCATGCACCAGTGCACCGGCTTGTAGCCCTTGTAGAGATGACCACGCTCGATCATCTTGCCGAAGGCACGCAGCTGATTCGCCTCGTATTGGGGATCCATGGTCAGGTAGGGGCGATCCCAGTCCCCCAGCACCCCCAGGCGCTTGAAATCCCTGCGCTGGCGATCCACCTGTTCATGGGCATAGTCGCGGCAGGCCTGGCGGAAGGCACGGGCATCCACCTTGTCGCCCACCTTGCCGACCTTGGCCTCCACCTTCAGCTCGATGGGCAGGCCATGACAATCCCAGCCGGGCACATAGGGCGCGTCGAAGCCTTCCAGGGTGCGTGACTTGATCACCATGTCCTTGAGGATCTTGTTCACCGCGTGGCCGATGTGAATATCGCCATTGGCGTAGGGCGGGCCATCGGGCAGGATGAACTTCGGTCGCCCCTGGAAGCGCTCACGGATCTTCTGATACAGACCGCTGTCTTCCCATGCCTTGAGCCGGTCCGGCTCGCGCTTGGCCAGATTCCCGCGCATGGGGAAATCGGTCTGCGGAAGATTGAGCGTGGCTTTGTAATCGGTCACCGTCTCACCCTGCCCTGTCGTCTGTGTGTGTCTGTTCAGCCAGCCAGGCCCGGGCCTGGCGGCTGTCTCTGTCCATCTGGGCCCTCAGGGCCTCCAGATGCTCGAAACGTTCTTCATCCCGCAGATGATGCAGCAGGTCCACGCAGACATGCTGCCCATACAATTCACCCTGCCAGTCGAATACATGCACTTCCAGCAGGCGACGGCGCCCATCCACGGTGGGACGCCGGCCGAGACTGGCAATGGCCGGGCGAACACCGTGCCCATCCGGCAAGGTCACTCGGGCCACATGGACCCCGTCGCGAATCGCCAGGCGTTCATGCACGGCCAGATTGAGCGTGGGATAGGCCAGTTCCCGTCCCAGACGGCGCCCGTGACGAACCCGGCCACTGACCTGCACCGGGCGCCCCAACAGTCGCGCCGCTCCTTCCAGGTCGCCGCCCTCCAGGCGCTCGCGGATCCGGGTGCTGGACACGCGAGTGCCCTCACCCTCGACCGTGGGCATCACATCCAGGCGAAACCCATGCCGCCGACCGGCCACCCGCAAACTATCCGCGCTCCCTGCACGAGCCTTTCCATAGCGGAAATCATCACCGATCAGAACATAGTCCGGCGCCAGTCCCCCGACGAGAATCTCCTCCTCGAAGCGCTGGGGTGACAGGCCGGCCAGTGCGGCGTCGAAACGCAGCAGGAGAAACTGATCCACACCGGCCGCGGCCAACAGGCGGCAACGATCTCGCAGACCGGTCACCCGGCTCGGTGCCCGCTCGCCCAGAAAGTAATCCAGAGGCCGGGGTTCAAAGCTGATCACTGTCAGTGGCCCGTCCGCAACCGCCTGCCGGGCCCGGTTCAGCATGGCCTGGTGGCCGAGATGCACACCATCGAAATTACCAACGGTCACGGCCCCGCCCCGGCGGGCCCGGTGCAGGTTGTGACGGCCACGAATCAGGCGCAAAGCGGCAGGCTCCCGGATGATGGGGCCCGGGC
Protein-coding regions in this window:
- a CDS encoding bifunctional riboflavin kinase/FAD synthetase; amino-acid sequence: MRLIRGRHNLHRARRGGAVTVGNFDGVHLGHQAMLNRARQAVADGPLTVISFEPRPLDYFLGERAPSRVTGLRDRCRLLAAAGVDQFLLLRFDAALAGLSPQRFEEEILVGGLAPDYVLIGDDFRYGKARAGSADSLRVAGRRHGFRLDVMPTVEGEGTRVSSTRIRERLEGGDLEGAARLLGRPVQVSGRVRHGRRLGRELAYPTLNLAVHERLAIRDGVHVARVTLPDGHGVRPAIASLGRRPTVDGRRRLLEVHVFDWQGELYGQHVCVDLLHHLRDEERFEHLEALRAQMDRDSRQARAWLAEQTHTDDRAG
- the ileS gene encoding isoleucine--tRNA ligase; the protein is MTDYKATLNLPQTDFPMRGNLAKREPDRLKAWEDSGLYQKIRERFQGRPKFILPDGPPYANGDIHIGHAVNKILKDMVIKSRTLEGFDAPYVPGWDCHGLPIELKVEAKVGKVGDKVDARAFRQACRDYAHEQVDRQRRDFKRLGVLGDWDRPYLTMDPQYEANQLRAFGKMIERGHLYKGYKPVHWCMDCRSAMAEAEVEYQDHTSPSVDVRFPVVEVADLAAHFGIDAGQIDGPAFLPIWTTTPWTLPANRAVALNADLEYGLYAVKGPEGQAFTVLPVVMMDEVIQRWGWSDPRQLAVVAGRELLKLRLQHPFLDRESPVVLGEHVTTESGTGAVHTAPGHGQEDYLMGLQYGLPMDHQVDERGVFTADAEHVAGEHVFKANPRLVALLEEKGMLLHHEKYQHSYPHCWRHKTPVIFRGTPQWFVSMDRGGMREAALKEIGQVKFTPEWGENRIRAMVENRPDWCISRQRSWGVPIALFLHRESGELHPETPRLLEEVARRVERESIDAWFELDPAELLGEQAAEYDKVTDILDVWFDSGMVHFCVLEQHEQLQFPADLFLEGSDQHRGWFQSSLLTSVAINDVAPYKGVLTHGFTVDEKGRKMSKSVGNVVAPQKVFNSMGADVLRLWVAASDYRGEIAVSDEILKRVADSYRRMRNTLRFLLANMAGFEPEQHALKPEEMLSLDRWVVARAASLQEDIRGAYDRYEFHTIYQRIHNFCVNDLGGFYLDVIKDRQYTTQADSIARRSCQTALWHIAEAMVRWLAPILSFTSEEIWSHLPGDRSESIFLETWYELPTADAGDVDWESVIAVRDEISPILERLRNEDRIGASLDARVTLYCDGELQSQLAALGEELRFALITSEARVLPASERGDEAEAASEVEGLWILAERCDHEKCVRCWHRRSDVGENSEHPEICGRCVSNVAGEGEVRRYA